The window CAAAGTCATGTGGAAAGTCGGATGCCTGTAAGTTACGCATTTGCTATAGTAGGGCACTTTTTTTACTTTCATCACGGACGTCGTAGTTCAGACCATGAAGACCACTTTTTCCGCTCGTTTCGTGCAGCGCATCGCGCTCACCGCGGCTCTCTGCGCAGCCTCTCTCTCTGCTGCCCATGCCGATGACCTGAATATTAAAACCATGATCCCGGGCGTTCCGCAGATCGACGCGGAGTCCTATATCCTGATTGATTACAATTCAGGAAAGGTTCTGGCCGAACAGAATGCGGACACTCGCCGCGACCCCGCCAGCCTGACCAAAATGATGACCAGCTATGTCATCGGTCAGGCCATGAAAGCCGGGAAATTCAAAGAAACCGATTTGGTCACCGTGGGCAATGACGCGTGGGCTACCGGTAACCCGGTGTTTAAAGGTTCATCGCTGATGTTTCTGAAACCGGGAATGCAGGTTCCCGTTTCACAATTGATCCGTGGTATTAACCTGCAATCCGGCAACGACGCTTGCGTGGCAATGGCTGACTTTGCTGCCGGTAGTCAGGATGCTTTCGTCGGCCTGATGAACAGCTATGTGAATGCGCTGGGACTGAAAAACACTCACTTCCAGACCGTCCACGGTCTGGATGCTGAAGGTCAGTACAGCTCAGCACGTGACATGGCGTTGATTGGTCAGGCGCTGATTCGCGACGTGCCTAACGAATACTCTATCTACCGAGAAAAAGAGTTCACTTTCAACGGCATTCGTCAGTTAAACCGTAACGGCCTGCTGTGGGATAACAGCCTGAATGTTGACGGGATTAAAACCGGTCACACCGATAAAGCGGGCTATAACCTGGTGGCATCCGCAACCGAAGGTCAGATGCGTCTGATCTCTGCCGTCATGGGCGGTCGTACCTATAAAGGTCGTGAAACCGAAAGCAAAAAGCTGCTGACCTGGGGCTTCCGTTTCTTTGAAACCGTGAACCCACTGAAGGTCGGCAAAGAATTTGCCTCTGAACCGGCCTGGTTTGGTAATACCGATCGTGCCTCGTTAGGTGTTGATAAAGATGTCTACCTGACCATTCCGCGCGGCCGTATGAAAGATCTGAAAGCGAGCTATGTGCTGAACACCACTGAACTGCACGCGCCGCTGCAGAAAAACCAGGTTGTCGGCACCATCAATTTCCAGCTCGATGGCAAAACCATTGAACAGCGCCCGCTGGTGGTCCTGCAGGAAATCCCTGAAGGCAACTTCTTTGGTAAAATCATTGATTACATTAAATTAATGTTTCATCACTGGTTTGGCTAAAAATTGAGCACTTGAAAGTGTGATTTACGTCCCCATATACTAGGTATCCAGATAACTCCCACTCAGCGTGGGAGTTATTATTTTTTGATGTAACGCCGGAGCTGACATGAAAACCAAACTTAACGAACTGCTTGAATTCCCTACTCCATTTACTTACAAAGTAATGGGGCAGGCGTTGCCGGAGTTGGTTGATCAGGTGGTTGAAGTGGTACAGCGCCATGCGCCAGGTGATTACTCTCCAACAGTAAAACCGAGCAGCAAAGGCAACTACCACTCGGTCTCTATCACCATCACTGCTACGCACATTGAGCAGGTTGAAACCCTGTACGAAGAATTAGGCAACATCGACATCGTACGTATGGTGCTGTAACAGCCTGTCGGTTACCCGTTGCATTCTGCTCGGGTAACCTCTCTCTCCTTCCCCTGTGATATACTTTCCCCTCTTTATATTCTCTACTCGATGTGAGTATCTACGGAGATACCGTTTTGTATCAGGATAAAATTCTTGTCCGCCAGCTCGGTCTTCAGCCTTACGAGCCCGTCTCTCAGGCCATGCACGAATTCACCGATACCCGCGATGAAAACAGTCATGATGAAATCTGGCTGGTAGAGCATTATCCGGTCTTCACTCAGGGGCAGGCAGGCAAAGCAGAACACGTTCTGGTGCCGGGTGATATCCCCGTTATTCAGAGCGATCGTGGCGGTCAGGTAACGTACCACGGCCCAGGGCAACAGGTGATGTATGTCCTGTTGAACCTCAAACGCCGAAAACTGGGCGTTCGCGAACTGGTCACGTTGCTGGAACTAACCGTGGTAAACACGCTTGCAGAAATGGGTATCGATGCACACCCACGAGCCGATGCGCCAGGCGTTTACGTCGGTGAAAAGAAAATCTGTTCGTTAGGGTTACGGATTCGTAGAGGATGTTCATTCCATGGCTTAGCGCTTAACGTGGATATGGATTTGTCGCCTTTCCTGCGCATCAACCCTTGCGGCTACGCCGGAATGGAGATGGCGAAAGTTTCACAGTGGGACAGTCATGCCACCACCGAAAGCGTTCGTCCTCGTTTGCTGGCAAACATATTAGCGCTACTCGGTAACCCACCACACGAGTACGTCGCAGACTAAAAACGGGGCAGACATTGCCGCAGCATATGTTGTGGCAAATGGCACAAAACAACAACTATTTTACATTTTGCCAGCCTGTCAGGCTGCTTTCTGGCCCGTTTCAATGATATACTGCGTATCACTAATTCAAAAATAGTTGATAAATACAACATTCCCTTGAATTAAAACGCTTTCCTTCGTTATTCGCAACTGGAACACGCAAGCTATGAGTAAACCCATTGTGATGGAACGCGGTGTTAAATACCGCGATGCCGATAAGATGGCTCTTATCCCGGTAAAAAATGTGGCAACAGAGCGTGAAGCCCTGCTGCGTAAA of the Citrobacter freundii genome contains:
- the ybeD gene encoding DUF493 family protein YbeD codes for the protein MKTKLNELLEFPTPFTYKVMGQALPELVDQVVEVVQRHAPGDYSPTVKPSSKGNYHSVSITITATHIEQVETLYEELGNIDIVRMVL
- the lipB gene encoding lipoyl(octanoyl) transferase LipB, with product MYQDKILVRQLGLQPYEPVSQAMHEFTDTRDENSHDEIWLVEHYPVFTQGQAGKAEHVLVPGDIPVIQSDRGGQVTYHGPGQQVMYVLLNLKRRKLGVRELVTLLELTVVNTLAEMGIDAHPRADAPGVYVGEKKICSLGLRIRRGCSFHGLALNVDMDLSPFLRINPCGYAGMEMAKVSQWDSHATTESVRPRLLANILALLGNPPHEYVAD
- the dacA gene encoding D-alanyl-D-alanine carboxypeptidase DacA → MKTTFSARFVQRIALTAALCAASLSAAHADDLNIKTMIPGVPQIDAESYILIDYNSGKVLAEQNADTRRDPASLTKMMTSYVIGQAMKAGKFKETDLVTVGNDAWATGNPVFKGSSLMFLKPGMQVPVSQLIRGINLQSGNDACVAMADFAAGSQDAFVGLMNSYVNALGLKNTHFQTVHGLDAEGQYSSARDMALIGQALIRDVPNEYSIYREKEFTFNGIRQLNRNGLLWDNSLNVDGIKTGHTDKAGYNLVASATEGQMRLISAVMGGRTYKGRETESKKLLTWGFRFFETVNPLKVGKEFASEPAWFGNTDRASLGVDKDVYLTIPRGRMKDLKASYVLNTTELHAPLQKNQVVGTINFQLDGKTIEQRPLVVLQEIPEGNFFGKIIDYIKLMFHHWFG